A portion of the Nitrososphaerales archaeon genome contains these proteins:
- a CDS encoding proline dehydrogenase family protein, whose amino-acid sequence MNNRGSKRRKSVLFEKLVHKVARKWVGGYSMKDAIQSAKEANAKGMNAILNYLGEHMMDDEEIQGNVNEYVALLQEMDKLHINGSISLKLTQIGLDRDRDTCENNILKILEHARRSNRFVWLDMESSNYLNDTTEIYLALLQHYEMVGLAFQAYLKQGTNLLLEILMQNGKIRLCKGAYSEDSSVVYRSKRMVDKNFFKLMRILFESSNNFAIATHDQVMIDEAIKLHEKYDKQFEFQMLKGVRDDIKPLLTKNGLLLSEYIPYGERITAYSIRRIREKPSNILLLARSLF is encoded by the coding sequence GTGAATAATAGGGGTTCCAAAAGACGCAAGAGCGTATTGTTTGAAAAACTCGTTCACAAAGTGGCTAGGAAGTGGGTTGGCGGATATTCTATGAAGGATGCTATCCAATCAGCGAAAGAAGCAAACGCTAAGGGGATGAACGCAATTCTCAACTACCTTGGGGAACATATGATGGATGACGAAGAGATCCAAGGTAATGTAAATGAATACGTAGCCTTACTGCAGGAAATGGACAAGTTGCATATCAATGGAAGCATATCACTGAAACTTACACAGATCGGACTTGATAGAGATCGTGATACATGTGAAAATAATATTTTGAAGATATTGGAACATGCAAGAAGGTCCAACAGGTTTGTGTGGCTTGACATGGAATCTTCCAATTATCTTAACGATACAACTGAGATCTACCTTGCCTTGTTGCAGCATTACGAGATGGTTGGCCTAGCATTTCAGGCTTACCTAAAACAAGGCACAAACTTGTTGCTTGAAATACTGATGCAGAATGGCAAGATAAGACTATGTAAAGGCGCATACAGCGAAGATTCTAGTGTGGTTTATCGCTCGAAGAGAATGGTCGACAAAAACTTCTTCAAGCTCATGAGGATACTTTTCGAAAGTAGCAATAACTTTGCAATCGCTACACATGATCAAGTAATGATAGATGAAGCAATAAAGCTTCATGAAAAATATGACAAGCAGTTTGAATTCCAGATGTTGAAAGGCGTCAGGGATGATATAAAACCGTTGCTAACAAAAAATGGCTTACTATTAAGCGAATATATACCATATGGCGAAAGGATAACAGCATACTCAATTCGAAGGATAAGGGAGAAACCAAGCAATATTCTTCTATTGGCAAGGTCCCTATTTTAA